From the Oncorhynchus tshawytscha isolate Ot180627B unplaced genomic scaffold, Otsh_v2.0 Un_contig_19331_pilon_pilon, whole genome shotgun sequence genome, one window contains:
- the LOC121843189 gene encoding polymeric immunoglobulin receptor-like produces the protein MRILLTVLLLSFMTGCLSSFTVTGSSGGTVIISCHYSTEDRSREKYFCLGQNRLRCKDQIRTGLKNTWKHSGRFSLYDNTGGKYFKVIIRQLTRQDEGTYWCGVDIPIIPDSYTNVELEVKKDDCCVKSVTETAFLGGEATIRCNYPEDHEDRIKYFCKEQDRFICNSMNSKNNKISNIVQRFSVSDNRGERFSTVAISDLTEDDTGTYWCGVETSRTEQHYITLITQVKLRVITWRNVRPVKKTGHVGEVFSIWCKYPRENEEKEKLFCKGDSPSTCEDKITSRIQNNPTVAGFPD, from the exons ATGAGGATCCTGCTgacagtcctcctcctctccttcatgacAG GTTGTTTGAGCTCCTTCACAGTGACAGGATCCTCTGGAGGAACTGTCATCATCTCCTGTCATTATTCCACAGAAGACAGAAGTCGTGAGAAATATTTCTGCTTGGGGCAGAACCGTTTGAGATGTAAGGATCAAATCAGAACTGGATTGAAGAACACCTGGAAGCACAGTGGTAGATTCTCTCTGTATGACAACACTGGAGGAAAGTACTTCAAGGTGATCATCAGACAACTGACCAGACAAGATGAAGGGACCTACTGGTGTGGAGTGGACATACCTATTATACCTGACAGTTATACCAATGTAGAGCTGGAGGTGAAGAAGG ATGACTGCTGTGTGAAGTCAGTCACAGAGACGGCCTTTCTGGGAGGAGAAGCTACCATCAGATGCAACTATCCAGAGGACCATGAGGACAGAATCAAGTATTTCTGCAAGGAACAAGATCGCTTCATCTGCAATTCCATGAActccaaaaacaacaaaatatctAACATCGTACAGCGATTCTCTGTTTCtgacaatagaggagagagattCTCCACAGTGGCCATCAGTGACCTGACTGAAGATGATACTGGGACCTACTGGTGTGGAGTAGAAACCAGCAGGACAGaacaacattacattacactgaTCACACAGGTGAAGCTGCGTGTTATAA CTTGGAGGAACGTCAGACCTGTAAAGAAGACAGGACATGTTGGGGAGGTCTTCAGTATCTGGTGTAAATATCCACGGGAgaatgaggagaaagagaagttATTTTGTAAAGGGGACAGTCCTTCAACATGTGAAGACAAGATAACATCTAGGATACAGAACAATCCGACAGTGGCAGGTTTTCCTGATTGA